Part of the Drosophila pseudoobscura strain MV-25-SWS-2005 chromosome 2, UCI_Dpse_MV25, whole genome shotgun sequence genome, AATCTGGGCTGCAACTTTTACTTCGACTGTGGAAAGTTCTTCTATTTGACCAAAGAGAAGATGTCTGGTGTTCGGGCTTTCTTTtgggaaattcaatttcacaCAAACTGAAACCGAGAGTTTATGTTTCTACTTCTGTTTTCAAGGGGGCGGGGAGGTCTTAGCTTTCTGGATTATGTTTTGGGGATCAAGTTTCATCAATAATCGATTTTGGTCTCAGGTTTTCTTCACCAAATAATTTGTAGATCAATCCTTTATGGGAGATGGTGCTTTTATTTTGGTCAACTGCTTATATTATATTTCGACTAAATAAGATCTTATCCAGGGGAAAAAAAGTGTGtagcaaattaaatattcgatttttaaatacaaaaatagtgaaattaaatagaatttaattcgatttaaacgtaaattatttaaaaagaCTTTTTAATACTGCCCAAATTCTATCTAAGTATAAAacacttaaaaataaattaagtatattaaatttgtattcgaTAATATACAAATGTAAGTGAAACCACTTTCTATGAACAATTTCCACTGCGTTTATAAATCTAAgagtaaatattaaaattaaagggattatatttatattcgaaaaataaataaatttaaaaatacttaTTATTTGACACCCATGCAGAGCCCAAtccctatatacatatatgtatgtatgtacatatttatgtaaaatAATTACAGTTATTGCATATCGGAAGTATGAGAATGGCAAACCAAAGTCCCGTTAACAGCATGGCGGCTCCATTACCACCTGAAGAAGACAGACCCCCAACTATTTTGTGAGGAGCAAAACTGAATTAAAGcaacaattatttatttaatcatATTTCATTGAGATTGAGCAATCAGCTGAAAGAGCAGCACAGAACTGTCGGCTGCTACCTgacactgcaacaacaacgacaactgcagcagcagaagcatctTCTGCAATTATTTGTGCATTAGAAGAAGCGTTCTACCTCAAGCTGGCGGCTAATGTCAGTTTAAGTGTTGGAATGAATAGAAAACATACCAAGGAAGTGcactgacacacacactcacacacacttacatacacagagagagagatcgcgGGAACTGGTGGGAAAATGCTGTCCCACAACCAGATTGTTTGGGCCTCAAATAATATTCGCATTAAGAATGACAGCAATGTGCGCAAGTCCTTAAATGTAACCAATATATGGTTACACAGCTaccaaattaaattaattcatCGGAAAATGATCCTAAAATGGATAGCCCAcgcagagcagcaacagcaacagcagccggtGCCGTTTACCGGTTGCTCAATGGAAGTCAATGGGCTGTGACGACCTTATGGCCAATGGGCTTTTGGCAATTCATATTGGAATTGCTTAGGATACGTAACTGAATGTAACcataatatatttatgtacatgtatgtatgtatccttAAAACAGTCTAAGGGAATttgaaatcataaaaatactGAACCCTAcctccgattggaaggtggccaagaTAGAGGAGAGCAATGGACGGGGGCGCCAATTCATCCTCGTCCTGAGAGAGGGGTCGGTGGGGCTTTTCAGCGTTAAGGAGGGCTACAAAAAAATCCGACTCATAAGGAGACATCGAGCATGGAGGCTAAGCCTACGATATCGGACGTAGCATCAGTGGTGTCGACCGACTTCCTGGGCGGCGTTGAAGCTCAGGAATGTCGCTGAcactcctgcagataaaacTCCACCATTGTAATGCAGGCGCATGCTGCCTACGTTTTTAAACCACACCTTCAAATTTAATACTTTacatggttttttttttagtatactataattataattatatataagataCTTTTAATATATACACCACTTAtaatatatccatataaacTTATAAACTTGGTTACCCTTTTCCACAGGTTTAAATATATCGTACATTAACGGAAACGGTTTTGGCACATGAAACATCTGTTGAGTACGTAACATCCCAGACGCACTTATGTTTCATTCCGAACAAACTTACGTTTTTGTGCtttgactttatttgtttaaccCTTATTTAAGAAAAATTCAATGAAAAGGGAGTAATTCAAATTGGATCTATCAATCATATTATATGATGCTTTCAGGTATGAAAGTTATTTCAAATCGGGTATCAAATGGTTTCCAGTCCTTGACGGAGAACAATTAACCCGTTGCAAGGCGGTATTTGAATATATACATTTCCCATCTAGGTGTCGCTTTTGGTAATTACATAAAAAGTAGTTAATATGTATCAAATGTGTAGTTAGAGTGTACTTACcatgtaaataaaataatttattggaaattgttgttgatcGTTTTCCCTGAACCCTATTTCATAaacaatgcaataaaaataaaaacttaaatttaaccagtcttgtagaaaatagattcattaatcggataaaattatgtgggcatagataaaggcccggttgacaacatttaaatccttgtcgctcacattcaaaaaagttcgatttggcgcgcaccactcggtatatttttcaagtgagaccgtatatactgtagaaactggttttcgccgcgctcccatgtggtgttttttagtgctaaatggtatttttgtcatctattaatttaattttcaattttatataaaaatccaataaatgcaagtatttcgaatagaccaatcatgtataaaattgattcatcaatcgtacaaaattgagtgggcatggctaaatgttctatatagatagtattattcaacggaacaaagaatatgaggaattggtcgtttttttgaatcgaatttgaattcgccgcagtccgtcgcagttcgccgcagttcgccgcaattcgctttagcaacaatgagtcccattccatacacaatgttgcagcaacatttacttgaaaaccgtgttttagtcaaaatacaataaaagcaaggactaaaaactaaccagttgtgtagaaaattgattcattaatcgtataaaattatgtgggcatagataaaggcccggttgacaacatttaaatccttgtcgctcacattcaaaaaagttcgatttggcgcgcaccactcggtatatttttcaagtgagaccgtatatactgtagaaactggttttcgccgcgctcccatgtggtgttttttagtgctaaatggtatttttgtcatctattaatttaattttcaattttatataaaaatccaataaatgcaagtatttcgaatagaccaatcatgtataaaattgattcatcaatcgtacaaaattgagtgggcatggctaaatgttctatatagatagtattattcaacggaacaaagaatatgaggaattggtcgtttttttgaatcgaatttgaattcgccgcagttcgccgcaatTCGCTTtggcaacaatgagtctcattccatacacaaatgttgcgcattccatgcacaaatgttgctaactccatgcacacataccctggggcaaatggatgttatagaattgtgaatacgtttgtcttccaaggctcagtaggtatcaggatcgacataaatatatacaagatactaaaaAGGTACTTGAATATTTCTAaggaatatcaatttgagaaaatttctttataaatcacgtttcatcttcatataaaattaacaaaatagggtattcCAAGGCCTAAACGCATCACAGTGACTCTTTTTTTGTCGAACTTTTCCGTTCAAACCTCTTTTTacacaaaatccaataaaagcagggattcaaaactatccaatcgtgtagaaaatttattcatcaatgggataaaattatgtgggcatggctagatgttctatatagctaataatatccgacggaatatcaaaatcgaggaatatgtaaaacagaacttgaattcgtcagtatatttacggtatattttttaaatgagacggtatatttggGTATATTCTGATAAATCCGTGGTCACACTGCTGCAATCGAAAACAACCATTTTGACGCAcggtaaaaaaaataatttaatttataaaataaaacagcTAGCAATTCGATTAGAATTTGCAGCCGCGTTTAAGTGCATTAAAAGTGAATTCCAATACAAACATGTGAGTAGTAATGGCCAGTGCCGTGGTGTCTTATTGAAACATATCATATTCTTGACCAAAAATTAGGGCGCGTGCCCAGAGTCCCGCCGGCGAGGGTGAAAAGGATGTCAAAGAGAAAGACGCGAAAGAGAAGGAGGGGGGCAAGGCAGCGACCACCAGCAACTCTTCGCGCAGGGAGCGCGAACGCAAACGCCGTGGTTCCGCCTCCTCTAGCAGCGACTCCAGCAGAAGGTAAATCCCAAAAGACACGcaatttttgcacaaattgACAGCCGGCCTAACTGGAAAAAGTGTCAccaaaaatgtatgtaaatgaTAATTCCAGTTCATCTGACAGCAGCTCGTCGCGCAGCAGCTCTGGCACTGGGTCCCGCTCCAGCTCGAGCAGTTCCAGTGATTCGTCgagctcctcctcgtcctcgtccagcGACTCGGATCGTAGCGAGAAGAACCGTCGTCGTGGAGCAGccggtggtggcggtggcgccGCTGGTGGGAAGGATAAAGACAAAGAGAAGTCGCGTACGCGATCTCGGTCACCGCGTCGcacatcaaaatctccacagCCCAGCAACAAGGCTCGCAAGGAACCCgaacgcgagcgagagcgtcgCAGCCGGTCCAGGGATCGTGCTCGTCGTGCCGGCTCTAATGACAGAGGCGCCGTGGGAGGCGACAGTAACAATGTGAAGCGAGAGCGGTCCCGCTCGGGCAGTCGCTCGCGGTCGCCACGGCGTCGTGGCCGCACTTCGGGAGACAGGACTCCGCCGCCGAAGAGACGCGAGCGCACACGTTCACGCACACCGCGTTCGCGCTCACCCACACCGAAGCCGGTGCGCATTCATGTCGGTCGACTGACCCGCAACGTGACCAAGGATCATGTATTCGAGatcttcagcagctttggagatgTGAAGTCCGTGGAGTTTCCAACCGATCGCTACCATCCGAATTTCGGGCGAGGCATGGCCTACGTGGAGTATGGCACCGCCGAGGACTGTGAGAGTGCCATGAAGCACATGGATGGCGGCCAGGTTGATGGCCAAGAGATAACCGTGTCGCCCGTTATCATACCCAAACAGCGGCCACCCATGCGTCGTCCGTCGCCACCGATGCGACGGCCGCAAGGCAACCGCTGGCGTTCCCCGCCGCAATTCAATCGATTCAATAATCGTGGTGGCGGCGGACGTCGGCCATCACCCCCTAACCGTAACCGGAATCGTTCACCGCGCCGTCGCTCTCGGTCCCCCATCCGTCGTCGAcgccgcagcaacagctcaGACAGCTCCCGCTAGAGGGATCCTTAGATGTACATTGGACAAGCGATTTCTACTGATTTATACACATAAAACACAAGCTTCAATTTATTTCACATTATTATCGGAACAATAAACGTGCGCGGAGCATATGCGGCacttaataaatatataaattatgcaCAAGCCTCCTTCTATTAGCTAGTGTATGAAGGTGCATTCAGAATCCTCCAGGGGACATCCCAACGGATGATGCAGCTTGAAGAAGCAGTCTCGCTTCTTGATGGCCAGACGGGGATGTGGAACAGCAGTCATCTGAGGCTTGCGTATGCCAATAAGATCGCCGCCACAGAACTGAAAGACCTCGTGTTTGTTCCTCAACAAAGTCTTAATGCCACCGCACTCTGACTTGATGCCGCTCAGCTCTTCTTTGGTCAGAGTTTGAGCAATGTCTCGCATCGGCAGACGGCCGGACCAACTGTCTTCATGACTGTCAAGCAGCAAGCGAAAGATCTTTAGCACCAGGCCATTAATAATAGATCTATCTACTTTCGTGCAATTTCGTACGATTTCCTCCTTCTCGCGCAGCTTTATGGTGATCAACTCGTCCTTTGGATCTCCTATTTTGTACTTCTGCAGCTCTTCTTGCACAAAATTCTCCATACTTTGAGTATCCTTAGAGGTCCTTTTGAGGCCCAGCAATGCCAAACGCTTGGTGCTGGGTATTTTCAGGCGATCCTGAAGCGTCTCGAAGCCACACTGCTCGGACACCTTAAAAACATAATGTAAGAAGTCCTGATAGGCACTTATGCTAGTGTTTCGCCGCTGGAACTTCGCCCCGCTCAATTCGTACGGGCAGCAGGGCAACAGAAAGAAGTGTGTGTTCAGGCGCCCGGCCAAAACCGGCAGCCAGGGCGAGAGTTCATCGGAATGGTTACCAATCAGCCAGTCAATTTCTGGGAATGCCAAGCGAAAGCTATTCGGCTCCACAGCCTGTTCGATGAGGCTTTTGCTAGTCTCCGCCGGATAGAGCGACCAAAGCTTTCGTTTGCGTATATCATAGCCATAGCCGGAATAGCCCTCTGCATTAAGAATGTGAACCAGCAGACCATTGCCACAGCCCAGATCGGCGAAAGCCTTGGGCTCTGTTTGAGTCTGACCCCACAGGACTATGAGGTACGCTGCTATCGCCAGGTCCTCGTATATGAACTTTAACGGATCTGTGGACTCCTGTGCCGTTTGCCAGTACTGCAGCAGGCGCTGGGCATGCTTTTGTTTTAGCTCCTTATACAAATCATTGTACTTCTCCACATCAACCAGGCCGAGAGACTTCACCTTGGTCTCGTCCGGTTTACTTTGCGACCAGCTTAGCAGCTTGGGCTTCAGCACAAACTCCTGCCATCTACCAGTCTGCAGAGAGTCAATCTCCAACTGCCCGCCATCGAGCCGCACCGAGAAGTCTTCGAAATCATCGCTGGCAATCTGGCATCGGTAGTGGCGTTGCTGAAAATCTGCCAACACATTTGAATGGggaaaagaacaaataaatgtaCGGCTTGTCTCACCCACAAATGCTGTGGCCAGAATGTTCTCCTTTAGTTTCTTGGGCAGTAATTTAAAGCCAATCCTAAAGCCTCTGCACGTGCGTTTCTCTGGCCGCTCCCTCAGCGTCCTCTCCAGTTCTTCTTGTGTGGAATCGCACAGTGGTTCTTCATCTTGTTGCTTTTGTACTCGGCTGATGACCACTTCGAATATCTTCTTATTCAAGGCATGGTagtttttgattaaaattccAATCGCCAGCCAGAATTGCGGTTCCTCGACAGCTGACATGTCCAGTTAGTGTTGCCAAACTGGCTTTTTCCCGTTGATCAAGCTTTTttaaatttcggttttttagtattttttggtatattttaaaatgtttaaataatcaataacaatctctaaattgagcaatatgaaccACTATCCTTTGCTAAaacgtttttttgtttgacctatttcgctaaaacattttcaacgcaaaatgcaataaaagcaagtattaagaataagccggtcaagtagaaaatagattcaatAATTGGAtacaattatgtgggcatggctaaatgttctatatagctaaaAATATTCGACAGAAGATCAataacgaggaatatgtaaaataaaacTTGAATTAGTCAGtgtatttacggtatattttttaaatgagacggtatgtttcggtatatttctgagggtcggacgctCACACTGCTCCTATTGCGTAATCAGCTGGACACGCATCTGAATTCTAACTGTTTTTTTTAACCTGTTgcatttaataataataagataCAATAAGAATGTCATTCCTGCGCAAATCAGTCAAACTGTTGAATGCAGCAGCGGGGAGGCAGCAAAATCTCAAAGCGGTTGGTATTTCGATGCGTCAATCAGCGATCAGCgatctttatttgtttgcattcCTTCGATCTTCAGATTGTTGGATCCACCTTGCGGCATCAGCGGACTTACAGCTCTGAACCGCCAAATGATTATGCCAATTTTCCTGGAGCCAAGGCCCCGTTTGTAAGTAAACTGAAGCTAAATATGCCGGAGGATTATGCGCCCATACCCATTTACCGCGTTATGGATCGCGATGGTTTCATTGCCGATGAAACGCAAGATCCCCAGCTAGGCCGCGAGGTGGTGGAGAAGATGTTCCGCGACATGCTGCTGCTTAATACAATGGATAAAATCCTATATGAATCGCAGCGCCAGGGGCGCATATCGTTCTACATGACCAATTTTGGCGAGGAAGCCTCTCACATCGGCAGTGCGGCCGCTTTGGAGATGAGAGACCTCATCTATGGCCAATATCGTGAGGCCGGTGTGCTGGTCTGGCGTGGCTTCCGCATTGATCAGTTCATCGATCAGTGCTATGGCAACGTAGATGATTTGGGTCGTGGCAAGCAAATGCCCGTACATTATGGCTCCAGAGAGCTGAACTTTGTCACCATCTCCAGTCCATTGTGTAAGCCACTAATTCTTATTGATCCCAGGCAATTATGAATCTATATTTACTGTTTTACAGCCACTCAAATGCCACAGGCTGTGGGTGCCGCCTATGCGATGAAGATGCGACCGAACAACGATGCTTGTGTGGTCTGCTACTTTGGGGAGGGTGCGGCGTCGGAGGGAGATGCTCATGCGGCCTTCAATTTCGCTGCAACGCTGAACTGCCCCGTCATTCTCTTCTGGTGAGTGGATCAGAAAAATTAGGATGAAAAGATCACCAaacaatccatccatccaattTTATCTTCTCAAATGCAGTCGCAACAATGGCTTTGCCATATCGACGCCCTCCCATGAGCAATACAGAGGCGATGGTATAGCTGGTCGTGGTCCGATGGGCTATGGTATTGCCACCATTCGTGTGGATGGCACCGATGTCTTTGCCGTATACAATGCCATGAAAGAAGCTCGAGAGTATGTGCTGCGTGAGAACAAGCCGGTGGTGTTTGAGGCCTTGGCGTACCGTGTGGGACATCATTCCACCTCGGACGACAGTACAGCATACCGGTCGACAGAGGAAATAGAGGTTTGGAACTCCGTAGAGCACCCGATCTCGAAGCTTAAGCGCTACATGGTACACAAGGGCTGGTTCGATGAGGCGGAGGAAACAGCATACATCAAGGAAGTGCGCAAGAAGGTACTCAAGCAGATTGCTGTGTCTGAGAAGAAGCTAAAACCCAACTGGAAGGAGATGTTCGAGGGCGTGTACGCCGAGATGCCCGAGCATTTGGTGGAACAGCAGCGCGAGCTCCAGGAGCATATAGAGGCGCACAAGGACAGCTATCCTTTGAAGGACTTTAAGCAGTAGATCTGATCTGTAGATCTAACGAAATCGAAAACCGAGAGACTCCAACGAAAGTGCATTTATTATGATTAAGCTTTTATAgacaaattttgtttttctgtgtgggTTCAACCCTTAACTTAACTCAATTGTTACTATTATGACTCCATCCCCTGTGTAGGTGTTACGAAAAGGTGTTAAAATTTATTAGCTTTGATttacataaaatatacatatactgaaaacaatacaaaatacaaatacacaaatatatatatatactttcgACTTAAAGCAACGCATAACTcggcggctggctggctgtaaATGTGAAGGTGAAGAAGCTATCTATCTAAAGACTACGAAAACAAAAGGACACGTCTTTCGCTGAAGCTGCTTGGCTGGAATGGATGTCGTGGGTGGATTGCCCCTCAATTGGTGCGCAGCTGGTAGTCCCCGTTCTGCGTTATATACCGCACCCAGGGCAAGGCCTGGTAGCCGCTCTTCTCGATGATCTTCAGATAGCGCACCTGAATGCCCGATGTGGTAAAGTACGGTATCTCGAAGCGCACCTGTATCGGTGGCTTGCCCTCTGTATTCTCCTCGCTCTCCACACTGGGCAAACCAAAGTGGGCTCGCATCAGATACTCCTTGCCGCCAGGGAACGATTTCACCGTCCAAATGATGGCATTCTGTTCGGGCGCATACTTGCAGCTGCCAATGGTCGTCTTGAATTTGGGGGAATCTGCATCGGCCGGCACGGGTATAACAATTTCCACATTATTCGCCGTTGATCTGCGCTTAAACTGAGATTTCGCCTTGATCATGTACTCCACACGTGAGTGTGCGTGTCGCTCAATAACGGACTCAATCCATATCAGAGGTTTGACCTATTGTGAGGGTTTTAGTTGAAACCATAGGCCTATATATGAGATTTTAACTACTTACATGCGTGTTAAGGCGATAGGACATCAGCTCAAATTCTCCATCCGGGGGAATGAACGAGATTGTGCGATCGTTTTCGAAACGCGACAGACGCACACACTGATGGAACTTGACATCCTCCAGCTCCACGGACTTTGATTTTCCACGTCCTGTGCTCTCGAACAGAACCTTGTCGTTGAGGCCCAACCGAAGCTCAGGCATGCCCGACAGATAGA contains:
- the AP-1mu gene encoding AP-1 complex subunit mu-1, producing MSSSAIFVLDVKGKVLISRNYRGDNIDMAVIDKFMPLLMEREEEGLVTPILQTAETTFAYIKTNNLYIVSTTPRNKNVNIALVFVFLHKIAQVFVEYFKELEEESIRDNFVIIYELLDELIDFGYPQTTDSKILQEYITQEGHKLELQPRIPVAVTNAVSWRSEGIKYRKNEVFLDVIESVNLLANANGNVLRSEIVGAIKMRVYLSGMPELRLGLNDKVLFESTGRGKSKSVELEDVKFHQCVRLSRFENDRTISFIPPDGEFELMSYRLNTHVKPLIWIESVIERHAHSRVEYMIKAKSQFKRRSTANNVEIVIPVPADADSPKFKTTIGSCKYAPEQNAIIWTVKSFPGGKEYLMRAHFGLPSVESEENTEGKPPIQVRFEIPYFTTSGIQVRYLKIIEKSGYQALPWVRYITQNGDYQLRTN
- the BckdhA gene encoding 2-oxoisovalerate dehydrogenase subunit alpha, mitochondrial, encoding MSFLRKSVKLLNAAAGRQQNLKAIVGSTLRHQRTYSSEPPNDYANFPGAKAPFVSKLKLNMPEDYAPIPIYRVMDRDGFIADETQDPQLGREVVEKMFRDMLLLNTMDKILYESQRQGRISFYMTNFGEEASHIGSAAALEMRDLIYGQYREAGVLVWRGFRIDQFIDQCYGNVDDLGRGKQMPVHYGSRELNFVTISSPLSTQMPQAVGAAYAMKMRPNNDACVVCYFGEGAASEGDAHAAFNFAATLNCPVILFCRNNGFAISTPSHEQYRGDGIAGRGPMGYGIATIRVDGTDVFAVYNAMKEAREYVLRENKPVVFEALAYRVGHHSTSDDSTAYRSTEEIEVWNSVEHPISKLKRYMVHKGWFDEAEETAYIKEVRKKVLKQIAVSEKKLKPNWKEMFEGVYAEMPEHLVEQQRELQEHIEAHKDSYPLKDFKQ
- the RnpS1 gene encoding RNA-binding protein with serine-rich domain 1-B isoform X3, whose protein sequence is MARAQSPAGEGEKDVKEKDAKEKEGGKAATTSNSSRRERERKRRGSASSSSDSSRSSSRSSSGTGSRSSSSSSSDSSSSSSSSSSDSDRSEKNRRRGAAGGGGGAAGGKDKDKEKSRTRSRSPRRTSKSPQPSNKARKEPERERERRSRSRDRARRAGSNDRGAVGGDSNNVKRERSRSGSRSRSPRRRGRTSGDRTPPPKRRERTRSRTPRSRSPTPKPVRIHVGRLTRNVTKDHVFEIFSSFGDVKSVEFPTDRYHPNFGRGMAYVEYGTAEDCESAMKHMDGGQVDGQEITVSPVIIPKQRPPMRRPSPPMRRPQGNRWRSPPQFNRFNNRGGGGRRPSPPNRNRNRSPRRRSRSPIRRRRRSNSSDSSR
- the RnpS1 gene encoding RNA-binding protein with serine-rich domain 1-B isoform X1 — encoded protein: MARAQSPAGEGEKDVKEKDAKEKEGGKAATTSNSSRRERERKRRGSASSSSDSSRSSSDSSSSRSSSGTGSRSSSSSSSDSSSSSSSSSSDSDRSEKNRRRGAAGGGGGAAGGKDKDKEKSRTRSRSPRRTSKSPQPSNKARKEPERERERRSRSRDRARRAGSNDRGAVGGDSNNVKRERSRSGSRSRSPRRRGRTSGDRTPPPKRRERTRSRTPRSRSPTPKPVRIHVGRLTRNVTKDHVFEIFSSFGDVKSVEFPTDRYHPNFGRGMAYVEYGTAEDCESAMKHMDGGQVDGQEITVSPVIIPKQRPPMRRPSPPMRRPQGNRWRSPPQFNRFNNRGGGGRRPSPPNRNRNRSPRRRSRSPIRRRRRSNSSDSSR
- the RnpS1 gene encoding RNA-binding protein with serine-rich domain 1-B isoform X2, which translates into the protein MARAQSPAGEGEKDVKEKDAKEKEGGKAATTSNSSRRERERKRRGSASSSSDSSRSSSSRSSSGTGSRSSSSSSSDSSSSSSSSSSDSDRSEKNRRRGAAGGGGGAAGGKDKDKEKSRTRSRSPRRTSKSPQPSNKARKEPERERERRSRSRDRARRAGSNDRGAVGGDSNNVKRERSRSGSRSRSPRRRGRTSGDRTPPPKRRERTRSRTPRSRSPTPKPVRIHVGRLTRNVTKDHVFEIFSSFGDVKSVEFPTDRYHPNFGRGMAYVEYGTAEDCESAMKHMDGGQVDGQEITVSPVIIPKQRPPMRRPSPPMRRPQGNRWRSPPQFNRFNNRGGGGRRPSPPNRNRNRSPRRRSRSPIRRRRRSNSSDSSR
- the LOC4802697 gene encoding probable tRNA (uracil-O(2)-)-methyltransferase — translated: MSAVEEPQFWLAIGILIKNYHALNKKIFEVVISRVQKQQDEEPLCDSTQEELERTLRERPEKRTCRGFRIGFKLLPKKLKENILATAFVDFQQRHYRCQIASDDFEDFSVRLDGGQLEIDSLQTGRWQEFVLKPKLLSWSQSKPDETKVKSLGLVDVEKYNDLYKELKQKHAQRLLQYWQTAQESTDPLKFIYEDLAIAAYLIVLWGQTQTEPKAFADLGCGNGLLVHILNAEGYSGYGYDIRKRKLWSLYPAETSKSLIEQAVEPNSFRLAFPEIDWLIGNHSDELSPWLPVLAGRLNTHFFLLPCCPYELSGAKFQRRNTSISAYQDFLHYVFKVSEQCGFETLQDRLKIPSTKRLALLGLKRTSKDTQSMENFVQEELQKYKIGDPKDELITIKLREKEEIVRNCTKVDRSIINGLVLKIFRLLLDSHEDSWSGRLPMRDIAQTLTKEELSGIKSECGGIKTLLRNKHEVFQFCGGDLIGIRKPQMTAVPHPRLAIKKRDCFFKLHHPLGCPLEDSECTFIH